In Montipora capricornis isolate CH-2021 chromosome 4, ASM3666992v2, whole genome shotgun sequence, a single genomic region encodes these proteins:
- the LOC138044761 gene encoding uncharacterized protein: protein MNAAKEAKKENLSVRDSLKRIGAAFLSTREVSSQECVYRCMPELWLRKIFPATVFVSTDLPEKRVRIAKSPEELDELDNESTDIFKSNIIDRYTLRPQCIPSVDRLCLAEFAAYYYKEYKKDCQETADAQPEVLTDDVIELHHNCDPDTSPPDKIRLMNTHEVMKCRKVKAVIRYHKPNKAKEHELYFHHLLMLYYPWRDETSLLGSDQTYASKFYEHEVQAVVERNREKFEPDADAVTEALDFLRNNQGNIIHSSYDSMNDQENADLQSEEQDDSAPNESFNELLPTHLVSSSETENHSNLGMITYNQPTEISDDKLRECVRSLNKKQRYAYDIILTWCRSKMKNMNSLKPEEVKPIHLFITGGAGAGKSHLIQTIYHTVTKTFRHPPMNPELPTVLLMAPTGVAAINIDGTTINTALAIPKETGDNLSAMSDQKKTQMRMLLADLKLIIIDEISMVANNTLLHIHQRLKEIVGTSNVHLFAGISILAIGDMYQLPPIRRKPVFANYKNDVFNLCHPWHLFTMIELVDIMRQKDDQPFAELLNRFRTATQTEEDIKCIQSRSIDPSDVNYPSDALHIWAENNPVNRHNEMKLHQIPAQLFNLKATDQYPPNVSQQDINRILARPRSETGGLDANICIKESARVMLTNNIDIADRLINGQLGTVVKIEVNQNNKKPTIIYVKFDDAKAGNNLIQKSTSSFVRQNRVVPIEPVLAKIKIHPHKPSSPEIQRMQFPLTLAYAVSIHKVQGLVKQRSFNYGQVYVALSRATSLNGIHILGKINSKHVKADPRVHKEYERLRDISKTMGTSEKYKDNSVLTICLLNIRSLKKHSVDIKYDANIKNSDLIALTETQLVPHSNDTDIKYHLLPFTLYRQDHPTDRFLSLALCTRRSIETKEHEYFPQVNAMKFVIILNTSTTMCPNFTVLFLYRKNNSNIIQYVSHLRNILGTYPIDIILGDFNINYLNDDSIRPLKSLMTSLGYSQFVQSPTFVSSGNILDQIYLKTTKFDIIENTGVRMKIPSTTCSYQRIIEIQCTSNKRTIIIVRLLSKNSSEVMILAVMKTILAIA, encoded by the exons ATGAATGCTGCAAAGgaagctaagaaagaaaacttgagtgTCAGGGATAGCTTAAAAAGAATTGGTGCTGCTTTCCTCTCTACCAGAGAAGTCAGTTCACAAGAATGTGTTTACAGATGCATGCCTGAACTATGGTTACGAAAAATATTCCCTGCAACAGTTTTTGTAAGCACTGACCTACCAGAAAAAAGGGTACGCATTGCAAAATCACCAGAAGAACTTGATGAACTCGATAATGAAAGTACTGATATCTTTAAATCAAATATTATTGATCGATACACTTTAAGACCACAGTGTATTCCTTCTGTAGATAGGCTATGTCTGGCAGAGTTTGCTGCATACTATTATAAAGAATACAAAAAGGACTGCCAAGAAACAGCTGATGCTCAACCTGAGGTTTTAACTGACGATGTCATTGAATTACATCACAATTGTGATCCTGATACGTCACCTCCAGACAAAATAAGATTAATGAACACGCATGAAGTTATGAAGTGTAGAAAAGTAAAAGCTGTTATAAGATATCACAagccaaacaaagcaaaagaacaTGAACTGTATTTTCATCATCTCCTGATGCTTTATTACCCATGGAGAGATGAAACAAGTCTTTTAGGAAGTGATCAAACATATGCTTCTAAATTCTATGAGCATGAAGTACAAGCTGTAGTGGAACGAAACAGAGAGAAATTTGAGCCTGATGCTGATGCTGTTACAGAAGCActtgattttcttcgaaatAACCAGGGCAATATCATCCACTCCAGCTATGATTCTATGAATGACCAGGAAAATGCAGATTTACAATCTGAAGAGCAAGATGATTCAGCACCAAACGAGTCATTTAATGAACTATTACCTACACATCTTGTTTCATCATCAGAAACTGAGAATCATTCAAACCTTGGAATGATAACATACAACCAGCCAACAGAAATTAGTGATGATAAGCTACGGGAGTGTGTTAGATCATTGAACAAAAAACAGCGCTATGCTTATGATATAATTCTCACCTGGTGtagaagtaaaatgaaaaacatgaatagTCTAAAACCTGAAGAAGTAAAAccaattcatttatttataactGGTGGAGCAGGTGCTGGTAAAAGTCACTTGATCCAAACAATCTACCACACTGTCACAAAGACCTTTAGACAtcctccaatgaatcctgaatTACCTACAGTTCTTTTAATGGCACCTACTGGAGTTGCTGCTATTAACATAGATGGGACAACAATAAACACTGCCTTGGCAATTCCCAAAGAAACAGGTGATAATTTATCTGCAAtgtctgaccaaaagaaaacacAGATGAGAATGTTACTAGCTGACCTCAAGTTGATCATAATAGATGAAATCTCTATGGTTGCTAACAATACTTTGCTTCATATCCACCAAAGACTAAAAGAAATTGTTGGCACATCAAATGTTCACCTGTTTGCAGGCATTAGCATTCTTGCTATTGGTGACATGTATCAACTACCACCAATACGCAGGAAACCTGTTtttgcaaattacaaaaatgatGTGTTTAACTTGTGCCACCCATGGCACCTATTCACAATGATAGAGCTTGTTGATATCATGAGGCAGAAGGATGACCAGCCATTTGCTGAACTTCTGAATAGGTTCCGTACAGCAACTCAAACTGAAGAAGATATCAAGTGCATCCAATCTAGATCTATAGATCCATCAGATGTTAATTACCCATCAGATGCTCTTCACATCTGGGCTGAAAATAATCCAGTCAATCgacacaatgaaatgaaattgcaCCAAATACCTGCACAGTTGTTTAACCTTAAAGCCACAGATCAGTACCCGCCTAATGTATCACAGCAAGATATTAACAGAATTTTAGCTAGACCCAGGTCTGAAACTGGTGGACTTGATGCTAATATCTGTATAAAGGAATCTGCTAGAGTTATGTTAACCAACAACATTGATATTGCAGATAGACTTATAAATGGTCAACTAGGAACTGTTGTTAAAATTGAAGtaaatcaaaataacaaaaaacccACCATTATCTATGTAAAATTTGATGATGCCAAAGCTGGCAACAATTTAATTCAAAAGAGTACTAGCAGTTTTGTGCGACAAAACAGAGTTGTACCCATAGAACCTGTCctagcaaaaattaaaatacatccaCATAAACCTTCTTCTCCAGAAATACAGAGAATGCAATTCCCTTTAACATTGGCCTATGCTGTTAGCATTCACAAAGTACAGGGATTGGTCAAACAGAGATCATTCAATTATGGTCAGGTATATGTTGCACTGAGCCGAGCAACCTCTTTAAATGGTATTCACATTCTAGGAAAAATTAACAGCAAACATGTGAAAGCAGATCCTCGGGTACATAAAGAATATGAAAGACTGCGAGACATCTCAAAAACCATGGGAACTAGTGAAAAATACAAGGATAATTCAGTGCTCACTATATGTCTATTAAACATACGATCACTCAAAAAACATAGTGTAGATATCAAGTATGATGCAAACATAAAGAACAGTGATCTAATTGCACTGACAGAAACACAACTTGTACCTCATAGCAATGACACTGACATAAAATATCATCTACTACCATTTACTCTCTACAGGCAAGATCATCCTACTGATAGATTTTTAAGTTTGGCACTGTGTACCAGAAGATCAATAGAAACTAAGGAACATGAATACTTTCCACAAGTAAatgcaatgaaatttgtaataattttgaataCATCTACAACTATGTGTCCCAATTttacagttctttttctttaccgAAAGAACAACTCAAATATAATACAGTATGTAAGCCATCTACGAAATATCCTTGGCACTTATCCAATCGACATCATTCTTGGGGATTTCAATATCAACTACTTAAATGATGATAGCATAAGACCGCTAAAATCTTTAATGACCTCTCTAGGTTATTCACAGTTTGTACAAAGTCCAACTTTTGTTTCATCAGGAAACATACTTGACCAAATTTacctaaaaacaacaaaatttgacaTCATAGAGAATACT ggtGTTAGGATGAAAATTCCATCAACGACATGTAGTTATCAGAGGATCATAG aaatacaatgtacatccaacaagagaacaataattattgttaggCTATTAAGTAAAAactcaagtgaagttatgatcctcgcagttatgaaaacaattctagcaattgcgtag
- the LOC138045572 gene encoding BTB/POZ domain-containing protein 6-like, producing MSVSEENWQTKKPTIRERTKFIFNNDLFSDVKFVVRKSDGESESKQAIPAHKLILSTGSPVFEAMFYGELAETSDSIELPDCEYESLLELFRYLYSDEVNLSGSNVMGVLYLAKKYIVPSLAVKCTEYLQDHLNPSNVFTILLSARKYDEEKLVDRCWKVIDKQTEAAVKSERFALIDRPLLEELVERDTLDISEVELFKGVVQWANKEVARRGIVADGREKRSIIGERIIRAIRFPIMKQDEFAAVVMDSKILSYDEVSTLIKHFSAVESSPMEFPVLKRSGPQAMLMRCSRFNSIKFGWKDLGFEKVVSFSVDRDIELYGVSLFGSKDAVYSVQVRISEFEPFFPFGMVIFSQAVGPFSSVLRASGECFVFDFLFEKTVSLKKDSSYKLSSEIHGPQSRYSVNGQSTIICSGVKFTFKPTDLSNGVTTGCLNELIFSFKE from the coding sequence ATGTCAGTCAGTGAAGAAAACTggcaaacaaaaaaacccactaTCAGAGAAAGAACCAAGTTTATATTCAACAACGACCTCTTCAGCGATGTGAAGTTTGTGGTTCGCAAAAGCGATGGCGAAAGTGAAAGCAAACAAGCGATTCCAGCTCACAAGTTAATACTGTCGACTGGCAGTCCTGTGTTTGAAGCTATGTTTTATGGTGAGCTAGCGGAGACTAGTGACTCCATTGAACTGCCTGACTGTGAATATGAGAGTCTGTTGGAGTTGTTTCGTTATTTGTACAGCGATGAAGTGAACCTAAGCGGAAGTAATGTTATGGGAGTGTTGTATTTGGCGAAGAAATATATTGTGCCTTCTCTGGCCGTTAAATGCACGGAATATCTGCAGGATCACTTGAATCCATCCAATGTGTTCACCATCTTGCTATCTGCACGGAAATATGACGAGGAGAAGCTAGTGGATCGATGCTGGAAGGTGATTGACAAACAAACTGAAGCTGCTGTGAAATCGGAGAGATTTGCGCTAATTGACAGACCTTTACTTGAAGAACTCGTCGAAAGGGATACCCTTGACATCTCGGAGGTAGAATTGTTTAAAGGTGTGGTTCAGTGGGCAAACAAGGAAGTGGCAAGGCGAGGCATAGTCGCAGATGGACGAGAGAAAAGAAGCATCATCGGAGAACGGATCATAAGAGCAATTCGCTTTCCCATTATGAAGCAGGATGAATTTGCTGCAGTTGTTATGGACAGCAAAATTCTCTCGTACGATGAAGTTTCCACTTTGATTAAACATTTCAGTGCAGTGGAAAGTTCGCCGATGGAATTTCCAGTCTTAAAGCGATCCGGGCCCCAAGCTATGTTGATGCGATGTAGTAGGTTTAATTCAATCAAATTTGGCTGGAAGGATTTAGGATTTGAGAAAGTGGTGTCTTTTTCTGTTGACCGTGACATTGAACTGTATGGAGTATCCCTTTTTGGCAGCAAGGACGCAGTTTATTCTGTCCAGGTCAGGATAAGTGAATTTGAGCCGTTTTTTCCCTTTGGTATGGTGATCTTCTCACAAGCAGTAGGTCCATTTTCATCGGTACTAAGAGCGTCAGgggaatgttttgtttttgattttctgTTTGAGAAGACggtttctttgaaaaaagacaGCTCCTACAAATTATCATCAGAAATCCATGGCCCTCAATCTCGGTACAGCGTTAATGGTCAGAGTACCATAATTTGCTCAGGTGTAAAGTTTACTTTTAAACCAACAGATTTATCCAATGGAGTTACAACCGGGTGCCTTAATGAGTTAATTTTCAGCTTTAAAGAGTAG